A stretch of [Clostridium] scindens DNA encodes these proteins:
- the tsaA gene encoding tRNA (N6-threonylcarbamoyladenosine(37)-N6)-methyltransferase TrmO codes for MGATLKIIARIHTDFPSKFGIPRQSGLADTHGFIIFEPKFRNPDSIKGIEEYSRLWLLWEFSENKREAWNPMVRPPRLGGNKRVGVFASRSPFRPNPIGLSCVELERVEAETPKGPILYIKGADLMDGTPIYDIKPYLPYVDAYPRAEGGFADRVRDYCLTVEFPEELLKRVPVEKREALRQILAQDPRPSYQEDPERMYGMEYAGLEICFQVEAGRLAVRDVYAKADRKGIDSGV; via the coding sequence ATGGGAGCGACGTTAAAGATAATAGCACGTATACACACGGATTTTCCATCCAAATTCGGCATTCCACGCCAAAGCGGGCTGGCGGATACGCATGGATTCATAATATTTGAGCCAAAGTTCAGAAACCCGGATTCCATTAAAGGAATCGAGGAGTATTCAAGGCTTTGGCTTCTTTGGGAATTTTCAGAGAATAAAAGAGAAGCATGGAATCCCATGGTCCGGCCTCCCAGGCTGGGAGGAAACAAGAGAGTGGGGGTATTCGCCTCGCGCTCCCCATTCAGGCCCAATCCAATCGGGCTGTCCTGCGTAGAACTGGAACGGGTGGAGGCAGAGACGCCCAAGGGCCCTATTCTCTATATTAAGGGGGCGGATCTGATGGATGGAACGCCCATATACGATATTAAGCCTTATCTTCCTTATGTGGATGCCTATCCCCGGGCCGAAGGAGGCTTTGCGGATCGGGTAAGGGATTATTGCCTGACGGTGGAATTTCCGGAGGAGCTGCTTAAGCGGGTGCCGGTAGAGAAAAGAGAAGCGCTGAGACAGATACTGGCCCAGGATCCACGGCCATCCTACCAGGAGGATCCAGAACGAATGTATGGAATGGAATATGCGGGGCTTGAGATTTGCTTCCAGGTAGAGGCGGGACGGCTGGCCGTACGGGATGTCTATGCAAAAGCGGACAGGAAGGGTATTGATTCCGGCGTGTGA
- a CDS encoding MarR family winged helix-turn-helix transcriptional regulator, whose translation MLFDLWDGLSLFKKIYDQSLEPVCKKYQLTRMELDILLFLANNPGYDTAKDIIERRRLTKSHVSMSLKDLERRDLVQKEYYPGNQKTAHLKLSSASVQMVAEGQQAQKKFFQTVFRDFNPEDLSRMEGYFERMRKNMQNALKEEL comes from the coding sequence ATGCTTTTTGATTTGTGGGATGGATTATCCCTGTTTAAAAAAATCTATGACCAGTCCTTGGAGCCGGTCTGCAAAAAATACCAGCTGACGCGCATGGAACTGGACATCCTTTTGTTTCTGGCCAACAACCCGGGCTATGATACTGCCAAGGATATCATCGAGCGCCGGCGGCTCACCAAATCCCATGTATCCATGTCGCTCAAGGACTTAGAGAGGCGGGATCTGGTGCAAAAGGAATATTATCCGGGCAACCAGAAGACGGCGCATCTGAAACTGTCTTCGGCATCCGTCCAGATGGTGGCAGAAGGGCAGCAGGCCCAGAAGAAGTTTTTCCAGACGGTTTTCCGGGATTTTAATCCGGAAGATCTAAGCCGGATGGAGGGGTACTTCGAAAGAATGCGTAAGAATATGCAGAATGCGCTGAAGGAGGAATTATAG
- a CDS encoding ATP-binding protein, whose amino-acid sequence MAYGRSNIKKNRRIQEKCMAVIMASVIFLCLFLSPAGDRQVAASEESADKTGRVVRVGVVEAPGLSEIDKYGNHTGLIIDYLNEIAKYTNWEYEYIDVGAEELIGGFLDGEYELMGGTYYSPELEQYFAYPDYSMGGGRVTLLCMKDNDELRSYDLQSLNGKVIGVYEKAGDKIERLKEYLRINGIDCTLKYYTSAEMEKEKNLYDYLENGDVDLLMGNDLDLDDEFRVVTSFEAQPYYIVTQPGNEELLDGLNMAMENILVADPNFAVEKYEDNYPDLKTADIRLDSEELDYIAKKKTVSVAIVKDWHPFYCIDNTADHHKGMIPDFLSEISDYTGLKFEYVFADSYKEALELLKSGKADIMGGFLDSKEEAFADGMALTKSYVSLNSIIIKNKSADYPDSGLVGGILEGRTMPKEIQADKVRTFGTSREGMQAVNNGEIDFYYGLSAHMDQEMQNHRYVNLVPVTRVNNSTQISFAMRRPVDTKLFVILNKAIGNISTKTTNTILDKNLVSMGYTQMPLSDLIYANPFASIVIIVLFCLMILAGIFMIMRSKWKNRMMQAELEKSEVKSQAKGEFLSKMSHEIRTPMNAIVGLADLAEMEKDVPAPVRERLRKIHSSSKYLLSLINDILDMSKIENGKMEIKAVDFLMGDLLDEIEEMVEHKAQENKVAFRHNVDIQHFCLKGDPLRLRQVLLNLLSNAIKFTPENGIVTLTIKEQSSTSEEARYYFSVEDTGIGIAPKFQNIIFSSFEQVGTNMAQNEGTGLGLPISDQIVQTMGGKIQVESVQGEGSNFYFTIDLKLGEEKDIEKNLQAEDIDLNGERILLTEDNDLNAEIAKDLLECKGASIERASNGEEAVRMFLQSSKGYYNVILMDIRMPVKDGLTACREIRASVHPDSKTIPIIAMTANSFKEDEERAMEAGMTAFVPKPIDLACLYGVLRSV is encoded by the coding sequence ATGGCATATGGTAGATCAAATATAAAAAAGAATAGAAGAATACAAGAAAAATGCATGGCAGTCATAATGGCGTCTGTCATTTTTCTTTGCCTGTTTCTTTCACCGGCGGGAGATCGCCAGGTCGCGGCCTCGGAGGAGAGTGCGGATAAGACAGGGCGCGTGGTCCGGGTCGGGGTTGTGGAAGCGCCAGGCCTAAGCGAGATAGACAAATATGGCAACCATACCGGGCTTATCATAGATTACTTGAATGAAATTGCCAAGTATACAAACTGGGAGTACGAGTATATTGATGTAGGAGCAGAAGAATTGATTGGCGGATTCCTTGATGGGGAGTATGAACTGATGGGCGGCACCTATTATTCTCCTGAATTAGAACAATACTTTGCTTATCCGGATTACTCTATGGGAGGCGGCCGGGTGACGCTTCTATGTATGAAAGACAATGACGAACTTAGAAGTTACGATCTTCAGTCCCTTAATGGCAAAGTAATAGGCGTCTATGAAAAAGCCGGAGATAAGATAGAACGGCTGAAGGAATATCTTAGGATAAATGGGATTGACTGTACCTTAAAGTACTATACCAGCGCAGAGATGGAAAAGGAGAAGAATCTCTACGACTATCTGGAGAACGGGGATGTAGACCTTCTTATGGGGAATGACCTTGACTTGGATGACGAATTCAGGGTCGTGACATCTTTTGAAGCCCAGCCCTATTATATCGTCACTCAGCCTGGAAACGAAGAACTCCTGGACGGACTTAACATGGCTATGGAGAATATCCTGGTTGCGGATCCGAATTTTGCAGTAGAGAAATATGAAGACAATTATCCGGACCTTAAGACGGCGGACATCCGTCTGGATAGCGAGGAACTGGATTATATAGCGAAGAAAAAAACGGTGTCGGTTGCTATTGTTAAAGACTGGCATCCGTTTTACTGCATTGATAATACTGCCGATCATCATAAAGGCATGATTCCGGACTTCTTAAGCGAGATATCCGATTACACAGGATTGAAGTTTGAGTATGTATTTGCGGATTCCTATAAAGAAGCTTTAGAATTGCTGAAAAGTGGAAAAGCGGATATTATGGGGGGATTTCTGGATTCCAAGGAGGAGGCGTTCGCCGACGGAATGGCGTTGACCAAGTCCTATGTCAGCTTGAATAGTATTATTATAAAAAATAAGTCGGCTGACTATCCCGATTCCGGGCTGGTAGGCGGAATTCTGGAAGGGCGGACTATGCCCAAGGAAATACAGGCAGATAAAGTGCGTACTTTTGGAACATCCAGAGAAGGAATGCAGGCGGTCAACAACGGAGAGATAGATTTCTATTATGGACTGTCGGCGCATATGGATCAGGAGATGCAGAATCACCGCTATGTGAATCTTGTGCCAGTCACGAGAGTAAATAACAGCACGCAGATATCCTTTGCCATGAGACGTCCCGTGGATACGAAACTTTTTGTAATATTGAATAAGGCGATCGGAAACATATCTACCAAGACTACAAACACTATCCTGGATAAGAATCTGGTGTCTATGGGATATACCCAGATGCCGCTGTCGGATCTGATATACGCGAATCCATTTGCGTCTATTGTGATTATCGTTTTGTTCTGCCTGATGATCCTGGCCGGGATCTTCATGATTATGCGTTCAAAATGGAAGAATCGCATGATGCAGGCGGAACTGGAAAAGTCGGAGGTGAAAAGCCAGGCTAAAGGCGAATTCCTGTCAAAGATGAGTCATGAAATCCGAACGCCGATGAATGCGATTGTGGGACTTGCGGATCTGGCGGAGATGGAGAAGGATGTGCCAGCCCCCGTCAGAGAGAGGCTTAGGAAAATACATTCATCTTCCAAGTATCTTCTGTCCTTGATTAATGATATTCTGGATATGTCAAAGATTGAGAATGGGAAGATGGAGATCAAGGCTGTGGACTTCTTGATGGGAGACCTGCTGGATGAGATCGAAGAAATGGTGGAACACAAGGCACAGGAAAATAAGGTTGCATTCCGCCATAATGTGGATATCCAGCACTTCTGCCTGAAAGGCGATCCTCTCAGGCTTCGCCAAGTACTTTTGAACCTTCTGTCCAATGCGATCAAGTTTACGCCTGAAAATGGAATTGTAACCTTGACAATCAAGGAGCAGTCTTCTACCAGTGAAGAAGCAAGATATTATTTTTCTGTGGAAGATACCGGTATAGGGATTGCGCCTAAATTCCAGAATATAATATTCTCTTCTTTCGAGCAAGTGGGCACGAATATGGCGCAGAATGAGGGGACCGGGCTTGGACTGCCTATCAGCGACCAGATCGTACAGACTATGGGCGGAAAGATACAGGTTGAAAGCGTGCAGGGAGAAGGATCCAATTTTTATTTTACAATTGACTTGAAATTGGGCGAAGAAAAGGATATTGAGAAGAATCTTCAGGCGGAAGACATTGATTTGAATGGAGAAAGAATTCTTCTTACAGAAGATAATGATTTGAATGCAGAGATTGCAAAAGATTTGCTGGAGTGTAAGGGAGCATCTATAGAACGCGCATCCAATGGCGAGGAAGCCGTAAGGATGTTCCTTCAAAGCAGCAAGGGATATTACAATGTGATACTGATGGACATAAGAATGCCTGTAAAGGATGGCCTTACGGCATGCCGGGAGATTCGTGCCAGCGTCCATCCAGATAGTAAGACCATACCTATTATCGCTATGACGGCAAATTCATTCAAAGAGGATGAAGAAAGGGCTATGGAGGCAGGCATGACGGCTTTTGTACCAAAGCCCATTGATTTAGCGTGTCTGTATGGAGTGCTCAGAAGCGTATAA
- a CDS encoding pyridoxamine 5'-phosphate oxidase family protein, which produces MKFTLDKDITYEQAVGRMFEMLGNSQIMALASSLNDYVMVRNVSCLFYDEKIYFKTDKNFRKTKQLLENPNVAMCWSGVQVEGTAKNKGLVVDEPGQRFAKGYEKYLWQSYNKYSHEDTEILIEVSPKYVEIWDTSDDGYAFQLFIDFEKRQIEVKPYDQK; this is translated from the coding sequence ATGAAATTTACATTGGACAAAGACATTACTTATGAGCAGGCGGTGGGACGCATGTTTGAAATGCTTGGCAACAGCCAGATCATGGCGCTGGCATCCAGCCTGAACGACTACGTTATGGTGCGCAATGTTAGCTGCCTGTTCTATGACGAGAAGATCTATTTTAAGACGGACAAGAACTTCCGCAAGACGAAGCAGCTGCTTGAGAATCCGAATGTAGCCATGTGCTGGAGCGGCGTACAGGTAGAAGGAACGGCAAAGAATAAGGGGCTCGTGGTGGATGAGCCGGGACAGAGATTTGCAAAGGGCTATGAGAAATACCTGTGGCAAAGCTACAACAAGTATAGCCACGAGGATACGGAGATTCTGATTGAAGTGTCGCCCAAGTATGTAGAGATATGGGACACCAGCGATGACGGGTATGCATTCCAGCTCTTTATCGATTTTGAGAAGAGGCAGATTGAAGTAAAGCCGTATGATCAGAAGTAA
- a CDS encoding ECF transporter S component has translation MNQMKETTNVTTGENLKSRDDARMKVKKIAFIGLMGAVSAVLMLFRFPIPFMPPFLSFDLSGLMEMLGGFMFGPMAAACIIVVKILLQLVMQGSFSLGTGELQNLILSCSYVLPALIIYHRNKTKKMAITGMAVSTIFVSVMAVFTNLYLIIPFYVKLFGMSMDDIITMCRTVNPAMKNVTSMAVFGLLPFNLIKYGVTSLVTFIVYKRLSRVIKGIISK, from the coding sequence ATGAACCAGATGAAAGAAACAACCAATGTAACTACAGGAGAAAACCTAAAAAGCCGTGATGACGCCAGGATGAAGGTAAAGAAGATTGCGTTTATCGGTCTGATGGGGGCGGTCAGCGCGGTGCTGATGCTATTTCGCTTCCCGATCCCGTTCATGCCCCCGTTCTTATCCTTTGACCTGTCCGGGCTTATGGAGATGCTGGGCGGATTCATGTTCGGCCCTATGGCGGCCGCATGCATCATTGTCGTGAAGATCCTGCTGCAGCTTGTGATGCAGGGAAGTTTCTCCCTGGGAACCGGAGAATTGCAGAATCTGATCTTAAGCTGTTCTTACGTGCTTCCGGCCCTGATTATCTATCACAGGAATAAGACGAAGAAAATGGCGATTACTGGTATGGCGGTGAGCACCATATTCGTATCGGTGATGGCGGTATTTACCAACCTGTATCTGATCATTCCGTTCTATGTCAAGTTATTTGGCATGTCCATGGACGACATCATTACGATGTGCCGGACGGTAAACCCGGCGATGAAGAATGTAACCAGTATGGCAGTGTTCGGGCTGCTTCCATTTAATCTGATCAAATACGGCGTTACGTCTCTGGTGACGTTTATCGTCTACAAGAGGCTGAGCCGTGTAATAAAAGGAATTATAAGCAAATAA
- a CDS encoding deoxyribonuclease IV, with product MLTIGTHMSIAKGIAKTAENVVEMKANTMQIFSRNPRGSNYKTYTKEEIGRFQEIRRKNQFGPLLAHAPYTMNLASDKEKVYEFACTVIREDIARMDALGIENIVFHPGSHTGIGIEAGIRNIIAGLDQAITGEENITVLLETMTGKGTEIGAKFEHLRAIRDGVRHPERIGICLDTCHVFAAGYDIVGNLDGVLEEFDRVIGLDLLKAVHFNDSMMPFGSHKDRHATIGSGEIGLEPLLRVMRHPALKELPFYLETPLEDAEHKKEIEMIRQKL from the coding sequence ATGCTGACAATAGGAACGCATATGTCGATTGCCAAAGGAATTGCCAAAACAGCTGAAAATGTGGTAGAGATGAAGGCCAATACCATGCAGATATTCAGCCGTAATCCCAGAGGCTCGAATTATAAAACCTATACAAAAGAGGAGATCGGAAGATTCCAGGAGATCCGTCGCAAAAACCAGTTTGGCCCCTTGCTGGCTCATGCGCCTTATACGATGAATCTGGCAAGCGACAAGGAGAAGGTCTATGAATTTGCCTGTACGGTCATCCGTGAGGATATTGCAAGGATGGATGCCCTGGGAATTGAAAATATTGTATTTCATCCGGGAAGCCATACGGGCATCGGCATCGAGGCAGGAATCCGCAATATTATCGCAGGACTTGACCAGGCAATTACCGGGGAAGAGAACATCACGGTGCTGCTGGAGACTATGACTGGAAAAGGGACGGAAATTGGAGCGAAGTTCGAGCACTTAAGAGCAATCCGGGACGGGGTAAGACATCCGGAGCGGATTGGAATCTGTCTGGATACCTGTCATGTGTTCGCCGCAGGGTATGATATCGTCGGAAATCTGGACGGCGTATTGGAAGAATTTGACAGGGTGATTGGCCTGGATTTGCTCAAGGCAGTCCACTTTAATGACAGCATGATGCCCTTTGGCTCGCATAAGGACCGCCATGCCACGATAGGGTCAGGCGAGATTGGCCTGGAGCCGCTGCTTAGGGTCATGAGGCATCCGGCGCTTAAGGAACTTCCGTTTTACTTGGAGACGCCGCTTGAGGATGCAGAGCACAAAAAAGAGATAGAGATGATACGCCAGAAACTCTAA
- a CDS encoding metal-sensing transcriptional repressor, with translation MEEIKECCHKKKERSEKEYKDLIHRLNRIEGQVRGIKKMVESDTYCTDILVQVSAVNAALNSFNKVLLANHIRTCVANDIREGKEETIDELVATLQKLMR, from the coding sequence ATGGAAGAAATAAAAGAATGCTGTCATAAGAAAAAGGAGCGTTCTGAGAAAGAGTATAAAGATTTGATTCACCGCCTGAACCGTATTGAGGGCCAGGTGCGTGGAATAAAAAAGATGGTTGAGAGCGATACTTACTGTACGGATATTCTGGTACAGGTATCAGCGGTCAATGCAGCATTGAATAGTTTTAACAAGGTGCTTCTGGCAAATCATATCCGAACCTGCGTGGCGAACGATATACGGGAGGGAAAGGAAGAAACCATCGATGAACTGGTGGCGACGTTACAGAAGCTTATGAGATAG
- a CDS encoding sulfite exporter TauE/SafE family protein, giving the protein MLTKLIVCFIAGIGAGLGTGFAGMSAAAVISPMLITFLHIPAYEAVGIALSSDVLASAVSAYTYGKHKNLDIKNGIVMMISVLCFTLVGSYISSLIPSHAMGGFSVFMTLLLGIKFIVRPVMTTKDSMEAVSPKKRFIQSILCGMLIGFICGFVGAGGGMMMLLILTSVLGYELKTAVGTSVFIMTFTAFTGAVSHFAIGGAPDWWSMAFCILSTFLWARVAAKFANKTSPIILNRATGVVLSVLGISIIAVNYLA; this is encoded by the coding sequence ATGCTTACGAAATTGATTGTATGCTTTATCGCAGGGATCGGGGCAGGCCTGGGAACCGGGTTTGCCGGAATGAGCGCGGCGGCGGTGATAAGCCCGATGCTGATTACCTTCTTGCATATCCCCGCCTATGAGGCTGTGGGAATCGCCCTTTCAAGCGACGTTTTAGCCAGCGCGGTCAGCGCTTATACTTATGGGAAGCATAAGAATCTGGATATCAAAAATGGAATCGTCATGATGATTTCCGTGCTGTGCTTCACCCTGGTGGGAAGTTATATATCCAGCCTGATCCCAAGCCACGCTATGGGCGGTTTCTCCGTGTTCATGACGCTGCTTCTGGGAATCAAGTTCATTGTAAGGCCCGTCATGACGACAAAGGATTCTATGGAGGCTGTCAGCCCGAAGAAGCGGTTCATACAGTCCATACTCTGCGGTATGCTGATCGGATTCATCTGCGGATTCGTAGGCGCGGGCGGCGGCATGATGATGCTTCTGATTCTCACCAGCGTGCTAGGATATGAACTGAAGACTGCGGTAGGGACCAGCGTATTTATCATGACGTTTACGGCATTTACCGGAGCGGTGAGCCACTTTGCCATCGGTGGCGCGCCGGATTGGTGGAGTATGGCTTTCTGCATCCTGTCTACATTTTTATGGGCAAGGGTGGCCGCCAAATTTGCGAATAAGACGAGCCCGATCATCTTGAACCGTGCGACAGGAGTCGTGCTGTCCGTTCTTGGCATTTCAATTATTGCGGTGAATTACCTGGCTTAA
- a CDS encoding heavy metal translocating P-type ATPase, producing MEQYTVTGMSCAACSARVEKAVSKVPGVSSCSVSLLTNSMGVEGTAGQADIVAAVEEAGYGASPKASEAKGKAASGTSAADDFLKDKETPLLKKRLIASLCFLVPLMYVSMGHMMWNWPLPAFLADNHVAMGLYQLIFTAAVMVINQKFFISGFKSLWHRSPNMDTLVALGAGASFIYSTYALFAMTDAQMHGDMAKVMDYMHEFYFESAAMILTLITVGKMLEARSKGRTTDALKSLMKLAPKTATIIRDGMEAEVSIDQVRKGDVFVVRPGENIPVDGMVIDGSSAVNESALTGESIPVDKEVGDTVSAATLNHSGFLRCEATRVGEDTTLSQIIQMVSDAAATKAPIAKVADRVSGVFVPAVIGIAVVTILVWLVAGQSIGFALARGISVLVISCPCALGLATPVAIMVGNGMGAKNGIMFKTAVSLEEAGKMQIVALDKTGTITSGEPKVTDIIPASGITEEEVLRMAYGLEQKSEHPLAHAILALAREKGLSHGHEVEDFQAVPGNGLTGRMGADALAGGNLKFIGDKAAVTEEMKQNAEQLSEDGKTPLFFSRNGELAGIIAVADVIKEDSPQAIKELQNMGIHVVMLTGDNERTAKAIGRQAGVDEVIAGVLPDGKESVIRSLKRKGKVAMVGDGINDAPALTRADIGIAIGAGTDIAIDAADVVLMKSRLSDVPAAIRLSRATLRNIHENLFWAFFYNVIGIPLAAGVWYPLLGWKLNPMFGAAAMSLSSFCVVTNALRLNWFKMRDASKDKKIKAKKKEEETTMEKTMKIEGMMCGHCEARVKKCLEALEQVEEAAVSHEEGTAVVRLNGELADDVLKKAVEDQDYKVLDIQ from the coding sequence ATGGAACAATATACAGTGACGGGCATGAGCTGTGCTGCGTGCAGCGCCCGGGTGGAGAAAGCAGTTTCCAAGGTGCCGGGGGTTTCCTCCTGTTCGGTGAGCCTATTGACAAATTCCATGGGCGTGGAAGGGACAGCGGGGCAGGCAGACATCGTGGCAGCGGTGGAAGAGGCTGGCTACGGCGCTTCGCCGAAGGCTTCCGAGGCGAAGGGAAAGGCCGCTTCCGGGACATCGGCGGCGGATGATTTCCTGAAAGATAAGGAAACGCCGCTGCTTAAGAAGCGGCTGATCGCGTCTTTGTGCTTTCTGGTGCCGCTGATGTACGTGTCCATGGGGCATATGATGTGGAATTGGCCGCTTCCGGCCTTTCTGGCAGATAATCATGTGGCGATGGGATTATACCAGCTGATATTTACGGCCGCAGTCATGGTGATCAACCAGAAGTTTTTTATCAGCGGCTTTAAGAGCCTGTGGCACCGCTCTCCCAATATGGATACCCTGGTAGCCCTGGGGGCAGGAGCATCCTTTATCTACAGCACCTATGCCTTATTCGCGATGACGGATGCCCAGATGCATGGCGACATGGCAAAGGTAATGGATTACATGCATGAATTCTATTTTGAATCCGCCGCAATGATCCTGACGCTGATCACCGTAGGAAAGATGCTGGAAGCCCGTTCCAAAGGGCGGACGACGGATGCGCTCAAGAGTCTGATGAAGCTGGCGCCGAAGACTGCGACGATCATCAGAGACGGCATGGAGGCAGAAGTATCCATAGACCAGGTGAGAAAGGGAGACGTCTTTGTAGTAAGGCCGGGCGAGAATATTCCCGTGGATGGCATGGTGATCGACGGCAGCAGCGCGGTCAATGAATCTGCGCTGACCGGGGAGAGCATACCGGTGGACAAGGAAGTGGGAGACACGGTGTCTGCGGCAACCTTGAATCATTCAGGATTTCTTAGGTGCGAGGCCACCAGGGTGGGGGAGGATACGACCCTTTCCCAGATCATTCAGATGGTCAGCGACGCGGCAGCCACCAAAGCGCCTATTGCCAAGGTGGCAGACCGGGTATCCGGCGTTTTCGTGCCGGCGGTAATAGGCATAGCGGTGGTAACCATCCTGGTATGGCTGGTTGCGGGACAGAGTATAGGATTTGCACTGGCAAGAGGAATCTCGGTGCTGGTAATCAGCTGCCCTTGCGCGCTGGGCCTGGCTACGCCTGTAGCGATCATGGTAGGAAATGGAATGGGAGCGAAGAACGGGATCATGTTCAAGACCGCCGTTTCCCTGGAAGAAGCAGGCAAGATGCAGATCGTGGCACTTGACAAGACTGGGACGATCACCAGCGGGGAGCCAAAGGTAACGGATATCATTCCGGCATCCGGGATCACAGAAGAAGAAGTGCTTCGGATGGCCTACGGACTGGAGCAAAAAAGCGAGCATCCGCTGGCCCATGCAATCTTGGCACTGGCGAGAGAAAAAGGTCTATCCCATGGGCACGAAGTGGAAGATTTCCAGGCGGTTCCCGGAAATGGACTTACCGGACGGATGGGCGCGGATGCGCTGGCCGGAGGAAACCTTAAGTTTATCGGTGATAAAGCAGCGGTGACCGAAGAGATGAAGCAGAATGCAGAACAGCTTTCGGAAGATGGAAAGACGCCGCTGTTCTTTAGCAGGAACGGTGAATTGGCAGGAATCATCGCTGTCGCGGACGTCATCAAGGAGGACAGCCCGCAGGCGATCAAAGAATTGCAGAACATGGGCATCCACGTAGTCATGCTGACTGGCGACAACGAGCGCACGGCTAAGGCGATCGGACGGCAGGCTGGTGTTGACGAGGTGATCGCAGGCGTGCTTCCGGATGGAAAGGAAAGCGTGATACGGTCGCTTAAGAGAAAGGGAAAGGTTGCCATGGTGGGAGATGGGATCAATGATGCCCCGGCTCTTACCAGGGCGGATATTGGAATCGCCATAGGGGCAGGCACGGATATCGCCATTGACGCCGCTGATGTGGTGCTGATGAAGAGCAGGCTCAGTGACGTGCCGGCAGCCATTCGGCTCAGCCGGGCGACCCTTCGCAATATCCATGAGAATCTATTTTGGGCATTCTTCTATAATGTAATAGGAATACCCTTGGCGGCCGGCGTGTGGTACCCGCTGCTTGGATGGAAACTGAACCCTATGTTCGGGGCTGCGGCCATGAGCCTGTCCAGCTTCTGCGTGGTCACCAATGCGCTGCGCCTGAACTGGTTCAAGATGCGCGACGCAAGCAAAGATAAAAAAATTAAAGCCAAAAAGAAAGAGGAGGAAACGACGATGGAAAAAACCATGAAGATTGAAGGAATGATGTGCGGACACTGCGAGGCAAGAGTAAAGAAATGCTTGGAGGCCCTTGAGCAGGTGGAGGAAGCAGCGGTAAGCCATGAGGAAGGAACCGCGGTTGTAAGGCTGAATGGAGAACTGGCAGACGATGTGCTGAAGAAGGCGGTGGAAGATCAGGACTACAAGGTGCTGGATATCCAGTAG